One window of Sphingobium aromaticiconvertens genomic DNA carries:
- the rfbC gene encoding dTDP-4-dehydrorhamnose 3,5-epimerase, protein MEIQTFDIFGIKLLTPRHIGDERGYFAETFRADIFDQHVGDYGFVQDNESMSANAGTIRGLHFQSEPHAQGKLVRCTAGALFDVAVDIRQGSPTYGQWVGETLTPYNGKQLWVPPGFAHGFCSLEPDTVIAYKVTDYYSAECDKGLAWDDPAIGVSWPDIADPETLSPKDRKQPLLSDLPDYFSWSE, encoded by the coding sequence ATGGAAATCCAGACTTTTGATATTTTTGGTATCAAGCTACTCACGCCCCGCCACATCGGCGACGAGCGCGGTTATTTTGCCGAGACATTCCGCGCCGATATCTTCGACCAACATGTCGGCGATTATGGTTTCGTTCAGGATAATGAGTCCATGAGCGCCAATGCAGGCACCATTCGCGGCCTGCATTTCCAGAGCGAACCTCATGCTCAAGGCAAGCTGGTGCGCTGCACCGCGGGCGCACTGTTCGATGTCGCTGTCGACATTCGCCAGGGATCGCCCACCTATGGACAGTGGGTCGGCGAGACCCTGACCCCTTACAATGGCAAGCAACTCTGGGTGCCGCCGGGTTTCGCGCACGGCTTCTGCTCACTCGAACCCGATACGGTAATCGCTTACAAGGTCACCGACTATTACAGCGCCGAATGTGACAAGGGTCTGGCTTGGGACGATCCGGCGATCGGCGTGAGCTGGCCCGACATTGCCGATCCCGAAACTCTTTCGCCCAAGGACCGCAAGCAGCCGCTTCTGTCTGACCTGCCCGACTATTTTAGCTGGAGCGAATAA